The Pseudomonas azadiae genome contains a region encoding:
- a CDS encoding antibiotic biosynthesis monooxygenase family protein → MSTPIPASHMAFIRARTGCSTELGARLSSLIEPGRQAQGCLQFSLQHSQVDPDIWLVTGFWSSEQAMNAYFSSPALMIFTELLNDMVVRSMDFQTFTDASAAHAYGEYLQLAG, encoded by the coding sequence ATGTCCACCCCCATTCCCGCGAGCCATATGGCCTTTATCCGCGCCCGCACCGGGTGCAGCACCGAACTCGGTGCACGCTTGAGCAGTCTGATCGAACCGGGCCGCCAGGCTCAGGGTTGCCTGCAATTCTCGTTGCAGCATTCCCAGGTCGACCCCGATATATGGTTGGTCACAGGTTTCTGGAGCAGCGAGCAGGCGATGAACGCCTACTTCAGTTCGCCGGCCCTGATGATCTTTACCGAGCTGCTGAACGACATGGTGGTGCGCAGCATGGATTTCCAGACGTTCACCGATGCATCCGCCGCCCATGCCTATGGCGAGTACCTGCAACTGGCCGGTTAG
- a CDS encoding AraC family transcriptional regulator: MPSPDLKAMPLDAEMEKQRAELASIVQRHTWEDGSYGTAITALFLNRHNTPRDFMPVLVEPALCILASGSKEVRLADEIFAYDPLNYLVFSVAMPVAGRIIEATPEHPNLSVRINIDPAQLTALIAEAGPMGVPSRPTSRGMYVDRIDHQLLDAVLRLTRLLDTPKDIAMLAPLINREILYRLLRGPQGYRLYEIAVANSQSHRVSQAITWLNRNYEQPLRIDDLAKEVNLSVSTLHHRFKAITAMSPLQYQKQLRLQEARRLMIAEGLEASAAGYRVGYESPSQFSREYSRLFGAPPLRDLARLRQSI; the protein is encoded by the coding sequence ATGCCGTCGCCCGACCTTAAAGCCATGCCTCTCGATGCCGAGATGGAAAAGCAGCGCGCCGAACTGGCCAGCATCGTGCAACGGCATACCTGGGAGGATGGTTCCTACGGTACGGCCATCACTGCGTTGTTTCTGAACCGCCACAACACACCGCGCGACTTCATGCCGGTGTTGGTGGAGCCTGCCCTGTGCATTCTTGCCAGCGGCAGCAAGGAAGTGCGCCTGGCCGACGAGATTTTTGCCTACGATCCGCTCAACTACCTGGTGTTTTCGGTGGCGATGCCGGTGGCCGGGCGGATCATCGAAGCCACCCCGGAACACCCGAACCTGTCGGTGCGCATCAATATCGACCCGGCGCAACTGACGGCCTTGATCGCCGAGGCAGGCCCGATGGGCGTGCCGTCGCGACCGACCTCCCGTGGCATGTACGTCGACCGCATCGACCATCAGCTGCTCGACGCCGTGCTGCGTCTGACGCGGCTGCTGGACACGCCCAAAGACATCGCCATGCTCGCGCCGCTGATCAACCGCGAGATCCTCTACCGCTTGCTGCGCGGTCCCCAGGGTTATCGGCTGTATGAAATCGCCGTGGCCAACAGCCAGAGCCATCGGGTCAGCCAGGCGATCACATGGTTGAACCGCAACTACGAGCAACCGCTGCGCATTGATGACCTGGCCAAGGAAGTAAACCTGAGCGTCTCGACCTTGCACCACCGCTTCAAGGCGATCACTGCCATGAGCCCGCTGCAGTATCAGAAGCAACTGCGCTTGCAGGAAGCGCGCCGGTTGATGATTGCCGAAGGGCTCGAAGCGTCGGCGGCGGGGTATCGCGTGGGGTATGAAAGCCCGTCGCAGTTCAGCCGGGAGTACAGCCGGCTATTCGGGGCGCCGCCGTTAAGAGACCTGGCCAGATTGCGTCAAAGCATCTGA
- a CDS encoding ATP-binding protein, with protein MPRSLLGRMLLLTLLAVLFAQALSSVIWVSQLRATQLEGLVTSARSLAHSMTASASYFRSLPVAYRPLVLDQLRSMGGTRFVVTLNDRPLDMAILPQTPRKQAVLETVDEVLKQTLGADVHMSVEFVSAEDLRIFNAGLKLDELPRSWAHYALTLEPVNPPVLVTQIQLAPGEWLYIASLLPEPYTSLEEQGLPSQQVWFIVLTSGFLLLFIGLLVHWQSRPLKRLARAARDMSLGAHVEPVAEGGGSEVVEVGRAFNAMRERISRYLTERSQLFSAISHDLRTPITRLRLRVELLEDENLQTKFGRDLDELELLVKGALQCVKDTDIHENIEPVDLNHVLDCLVEPYLAPNGNGRVTQYGRALTAYPGKPLALKRCIGNLIDNALKYGQNAHLHIEDDGAQFVLHVDDEGPGVPEQRLEQVFEPHFRLAGQQQGYGLGLGIARNIAHSHGGEVSLQNLREGGLRVTLQLPRGLD; from the coding sequence GTGCCGCGCTCGTTGCTGGGGCGCATGCTGCTCCTGACGCTGCTGGCCGTGTTGTTTGCCCAGGCGCTGTCCAGCGTGATCTGGGTTTCGCAATTGCGTGCCACCCAGCTTGAAGGCCTGGTCACCAGCGCCCGCAGCCTGGCGCATTCGATGACCGCCAGTGCAAGTTATTTCCGTTCGCTGCCCGTGGCGTATCGCCCGTTGGTCCTCGACCAGTTACGCAGCATGGGCGGCACGCGTTTTGTGGTGACCCTCAATGATCGCCCGCTGGACATGGCCATCCTGCCGCAGACCCCGCGTAAACAAGCGGTGCTCGAAACGGTGGATGAGGTGCTCAAACAGACCCTCGGTGCCGATGTGCACATGTCGGTGGAGTTTGTCAGCGCCGAAGACCTGCGCATTTTCAATGCCGGCCTGAAGCTCGATGAGCTGCCGCGCTCCTGGGCCCATTACGCGCTGACCCTGGAGCCGGTGAACCCACCGGTGCTGGTCACCCAGATCCAGCTCGCGCCTGGCGAATGGCTGTACATCGCCTCGCTGTTGCCCGAGCCCTACACCAGCCTCGAAGAACAAGGCCTGCCGTCCCAGCAAGTGTGGTTCATCGTGCTGACCAGCGGTTTCCTGCTGCTGTTTATCGGCTTGCTGGTGCACTGGCAGAGCCGGCCCCTCAAGCGCCTGGCGCGGGCGGCGCGGGACATGTCCCTGGGCGCCCATGTGGAGCCGGTCGCTGAAGGCGGAGGCAGTGAAGTCGTGGAAGTGGGCCGTGCGTTCAATGCCATGCGCGAGCGCATCAGCCGTTACCTCACGGAACGCAGCCAATTGTTCAGTGCAATCTCCCACGACTTGCGCACCCCCATCACCCGCCTGCGCCTGCGCGTGGAACTGCTCGAAGATGAAAACCTGCAAACCAAGTTCGGCCGGGACCTGGATGAGCTCGAATTGCTGGTCAAAGGCGCGCTGCAGTGCGTGAAAGATACCGATATTCACGAGAACATCGAGCCGGTGGACCTCAATCATGTGCTCGACTGCCTGGTCGAACCTTACCTGGCGCCCAATGGCAATGGCCGCGTCACCCAGTACGGCCGTGCATTGACCGCTTACCCGGGTAAACCGCTGGCGCTCAAGCGCTGCATCGGTAACCTGATCGATAATGCGTTGAAGTACGGGCAGAACGCCCATCTGCACATCGAGGACGACGGCGCGCAATTCGTCCTGCACGTGGATGACGAAGGCCCTGGGGTTCCGGAGCAGCGTCTGGAGCAGGTGTTCGAACCGCACTTCCGCCTGGCGGGGCAGCAGCAGGGCTACGGCTTGGGGTTGGGGATTGCGCGCAACATTGCCCACAGCCATGGCGGTGAAGTGAGTTTGCAGAATTTGCGCGAGGGTGGGTTGCGGGTGACCCTGCAATTGCCCCGAGGCTTGGACTGA
- a CDS encoding response regulator yields MSVISKSILLVDDDQEIRELLQTYLSRAGFQVRGVPDGAGFRQAMNEAPCDLVILDVMLPDEDGFSLCRWIRQHPRQAQVPIIMLTASSDEADRVIGLELGADDYIGKPFSPRELQARIKALLRRCQFGQERSSGGDVLVFDEWRLDMISHRLFHVDGEEVILSGADFALLKLFLDHPQQILDRDTIGNATRGRDLMPLDRIVDMAVSRLRQRLRDTEKPPRLIRTVRGSGYQLAASVVAGNAH; encoded by the coding sequence GTGAGCGTAATCAGTAAATCGATTCTCCTCGTCGACGACGACCAGGAAATCCGCGAATTGCTGCAAACCTACCTCAGTCGCGCCGGTTTCCAGGTGCGTGGCGTGCCGGATGGCGCGGGGTTCCGCCAGGCGATGAACGAAGCGCCGTGCGACCTGGTCATCCTTGATGTGATGTTGCCGGACGAAGACGGTTTCAGCCTCTGCCGCTGGATCCGTCAGCACCCGCGCCAGGCGCAGGTGCCCATCATCATGCTTACCGCCAGCTCCGATGAGGCCGACCGCGTGATCGGCCTGGAGCTGGGCGCCGACGACTATATCGGCAAGCCATTCAGCCCGCGCGAGTTGCAGGCACGGATCAAGGCGTTGTTGCGCCGTTGCCAGTTTGGCCAGGAACGCAGCAGTGGTGGCGACGTGCTGGTATTCGATGAATGGCGCCTGGATATGATCAGCCACCGCCTGTTCCATGTGGATGGTGAAGAGGTCATCCTCTCCGGCGCTGACTTTGCCCTGCTCAAATTGTTTCTCGACCACCCGCAACAAATCCTCGACCGCGACACCATCGGCAACGCCACCCGTGGTCGCGACCTGATGCCGCTGGACCGGATCGTCGACATGGCCGTCAGCCGCTTGCGCCAGCGCCTGCGCGATACCGAAAAACCCCCGAGGCTGATCCGCACCGTTCGCGGCAGCGGTTATCAACTGGCAGCCAGCGTGGTTGCCGGCAATGCCCACTGA
- a CDS encoding glucokinase: MKLALVGDIGGTNARFALWRDQALHSIRVQATADHSSPEDAIKVYLKEEGLHIGDIGAVCLSVAGPVSGDEFKFTNNHWRLSKTAFCQTLQVDELLLINDFSAMALGMTQLKPDEFRVVCEGTPEPLRPAVVIGPGTGLGVGTLLDLGAGRFAALPGEGGHVDLPLSSQRETQLWQHIYTEIGHVSAETALSGGGLPRLYRAICAVDGHAPVLETPEAITAAGLAGDPVAMEVLDQFSIWLGRVAGNNVLTTGGRGGVYIVGGVIPRFADFFIASGFAKSFADKGCMSDYFKGIPVWLVTAPYSGLTGAGVALEQAFA, translated from the coding sequence GTGAAGTTAGCGCTGGTCGGTGATATCGGGGGGACCAACGCGCGTTTTGCGTTGTGGCGCGATCAGGCACTGCATTCGATCCGAGTGCAGGCCACGGCGGATCATTCAAGCCCCGAGGACGCGATCAAGGTCTACCTCAAGGAGGAAGGCCTGCACATCGGCGACATCGGCGCTGTTTGTCTGTCGGTGGCGGGGCCGGTGAGCGGGGATGAATTTAAATTCACCAACAATCACTGGCGCTTGAGCAAGACTGCGTTTTGCCAGACGTTGCAGGTGGATGAACTGCTGCTGATCAATGATTTCTCGGCCATGGCCCTGGGCATGACCCAGCTCAAGCCCGACGAATTCCGCGTGGTCTGCGAAGGCACGCCGGAACCCCTGCGGCCAGCCGTGGTGATCGGCCCGGGCACTGGCCTGGGTGTCGGCACTTTGCTGGATCTGGGCGCGGGGCGCTTTGCCGCGTTGCCGGGGGAGGGCGGGCATGTCGACCTGCCCCTGAGCAGCCAGCGGGAAACCCAGCTGTGGCAGCATATCTACACCGAGATCGGGCATGTCAGCGCTGAAACCGCCTTGAGCGGTGGTGGGTTGCCGCGACTGTATCGGGCGATCTGCGCGGTCGATGGGCATGCGCCGGTGCTGGAGACGCCTGAAGCGATCACGGCGGCAGGCCTGGCCGGCGACCCGGTGGCGATGGAAGTACTGGACCAGTTCAGCATTTGGCTGGGCCGGGTGGCGGGCAATAACGTGCTGACCACCGGTGGTCGCGGCGGGGTGTATATCGTGGGCGGGGTGATTCCCAGGTTTGCCGACTTCTTTATCGCCAGTGGTTTCGCCAAGAGCTTTGCCGACAAAGGCTGCATGAGCGACTACTTCAAGGGCATCCCGGTGTGGCTGGTGACTGCGCCGTATTCGGGGTTGACTGGGGCGGGTGTGGCTTTGGAGCAGGCATTTGCGTAA
- the edd gene encoding phosphogluconate dehydratase, whose protein sequence is MHPRVLEVTERLIARSRATREAYLALIRGAASDGPMRGKLQCANFAHGVAGCGTEDKNSLRMMNAANVAIVSSYNDMLSAHQPYEHFPEQIKKALREVGSVGQFAGGTPAMCDGVTQGEPGMELSLLSREVIAMSTAVALSHNMFDAALMLGICDKIVPGLMMGALRYGHLPMIFVPGGPMPSGISNKQKADVRQRYAEGKASREELLESEMKSYHSPGTCTFYGTANTNQLLMEVMGLHLPGASFVNPYTPLRDALTREAAHQVTRLTKANGNFTPIGEIVDEKSIVNAIVALNATGGSTNHTLHMPAIAMSAGIILTWDDMADLSEVVPTLSHVYPNGKADINHFQAAGGMSFLIRELLEAGLLHEDVNTVAGKGLSRYTAEPFLVDGELIWRDGPIESLDETILRPVARAFSPEGGLRVMEGNLGRGVMKVSAVAPEHQVVEAPAVVFQDQQDLADAFKAGQLEKDFVAVMRFQGPRSNGMPELHKMTPFLGVLQDRGFKVALVTDGRMSGASGKIPAAIHVNPEAQSGGPLARVRDGDIIRVDGVKGTLELKVDAEAFAARTPATGLLGNNVGAGRELFAFMRLAASSAEQGASAFTCALETLK, encoded by the coding sequence ATGCATCCCCGCGTCCTTGAGGTCACCGAACGGCTTATCGCCCGCAGCCGCGCCACCCGCGAGGCTTACCTTGCGCTCATTCGCGGCGCAGCCAGCGACGGTCCGATGCGCGGCAAGCTGCAGTGCGCCAACTTCGCCCACGGCGTGGCCGGTTGCGGCACTGAAGATAAAAATAGTCTGCGCATGATGAATGCCGCCAACGTGGCAATTGTTTCTTCATATAACGACATGCTCTCGGCGCATCAGCCGTACGAGCATTTCCCTGAGCAGATCAAGAAGGCCCTGCGCGAAGTCGGCTCGGTCGGCCAGTTCGCCGGTGGCACCCCGGCCATGTGCGACGGTGTGACCCAGGGCGAGCCCGGCATGGAGCTGAGCCTGCTCAGCCGTGAAGTCATTGCCATGTCCACAGCGGTCGCGCTGTCCCACAACATGTTCGATGCCGCGCTGATGCTGGGCATCTGCGACAAGATCGTCCCCGGCCTGATGATGGGGGCGCTGCGCTACGGCCACCTGCCGATGATCTTCGTGCCGGGCGGGCCGATGCCGTCGGGCATCTCCAACAAGCAGAAGGCCGACGTGCGCCAGCGCTACGCCGAAGGCAAGGCCAGCCGCGAAGAGCTGCTGGAGTCGGAGATGAAGTCCTACCACAGCCCCGGCACCTGTACGTTCTACGGCACCGCCAACACCAACCAGTTGCTGATGGAAGTGATGGGCCTGCACTTGCCGGGCGCCTCGTTTGTCAACCCGTACACGCCGCTGCGTGATGCCCTGACCCGCGAAGCCGCGCACCAGGTCACGCGCCTGACCAAGGCCAACGGCAACTTCACGCCGATCGGCGAGATCGTCGACGAGAAATCCATCGTCAACGCCATTGTTGCGCTCAACGCTACGGGCGGCTCCACCAACCACACCCTGCACATGCCGGCCATCGCCATGTCGGCGGGCATTATCCTCACGTGGGACGACATGGCCGACCTCTCCGAGGTGGTACCGACCCTGTCCCACGTGTATCCAAACGGCAAGGCCGATATCAATCACTTCCAGGCGGCGGGCGGCATGTCGTTCCTGATCCGCGAGTTGCTCGAAGCCGGGCTGCTCCACGAAGACGTCAACACCGTGGCGGGCAAGGGCCTGAGCCGTTACACCGCGGAGCCGTTCCTGGTCGACGGCGAGCTGATCTGGCGCGACGGGCCTATCGAAAGCCTCGACGAAACCATCCTGCGCCCCGTGGCCCGTGCGTTTTCACCGGAAGGCGGCTTGCGCGTGATGGAAGGCAACCTGGGGCGCGGCGTGATGAAAGTGTCTGCGGTGGCGCCGGAGCACCAGGTCGTCGAAGCGCCTGCCGTGGTGTTCCAGGATCAACAAGACCTGGCCGATGCGTTCAAGGCCGGCCAGCTGGAAAAAGACTTTGTCGCGGTGATGCGCTTTCAGGGCCCGCGCTCCAATGGCATGCCGGAATTGCACAAGATGACGCCGTTCCTCGGCGTATTGCAGGACCGTGGCTTCAAGGTCGCATTGGTAACGGACGGGCGTATGTCCGGCGCGTCGGGTAAGATCCCCGCCGCGATTCACGTCAACCCCGAAGCCCAGAGCGGCGGGCCACTGGCGCGGGTACGCGATGGCGATATCATTCGCGTGGATGGCGTGAAGGGCACCTTGGAGCTTAAGGTGGACGCCGAAGCATTTGCAGCGCGCACGCCTGCCACTGGCCTGTTGGGCAATAACGTGGGGGCCGGTCGCGAGCTGTTTGCATTTATGCGCCTGGCCGCCAGCTCCGCAGAGCAGGGTGCCAGCGCCTTTACCTGTGCCTTGGAGACGCTTAAGTGA
- the gap gene encoding type I glyceraldehyde-3-phosphate dehydrogenase yields the protein MTLRIAINGFGRIGRNVLRALYTQGYRQDLQIVAINDLGDSSINAHLLKYDTVHGTFDAEVAHDQESLTVNGDRIAVSAIRNPADLPWAAHQIDVVFECTGLFTDRDKAAAHISAGARKVIISAPAKGADATVVYGVNHDILRQSHQIISNASCTTNCLAPVAQVLHRELGIESGLMTTIHAYTNDQNLTDVYHADPYRARSATQNMIPSKTGAAEAVGLVLPELAGKLTGMAVRVPVINVSLVDLTVQLKKEATAEEVNALLKDASQHSKILGYNTLPLVSSDFNHNPLSSIFDANHTKVSGKLLKVLAWYDNEWGFSNRMLDNCLALCNAE from the coding sequence ATGACTCTTCGTATCGCAATCAATGGTTTTGGCCGTATCGGCCGTAATGTCCTGCGCGCACTGTATACCCAAGGCTACCGCCAGGATTTGCAGATCGTCGCCATCAATGATCTGGGCGACAGTTCGATCAATGCCCACCTGCTCAAATACGACACCGTGCATGGCACTTTCGACGCAGAGGTCGCCCACGATCAGGAAAGCCTGACCGTCAACGGTGACCGGATTGCCGTCAGCGCCATCCGCAACCCGGCCGACCTGCCGTGGGCTGCGCACCAGATCGACGTGGTGTTCGAATGCACCGGTCTGTTCACCGACCGTGACAAGGCCGCCGCCCATATCAGCGCCGGCGCGCGCAAGGTGATCATCTCGGCACCGGCCAAGGGCGCGGACGCCACCGTGGTCTACGGCGTCAACCATGACATTCTGCGTCAATCCCACCAGATCATCTCCAACGCCTCGTGCACCACCAACTGCCTGGCGCCGGTTGCCCAGGTGCTGCACCGCGAATTGGGTATCGAAAGCGGCCTGATGACCACCATTCACGCCTACACCAACGACCAGAACCTGACCGACGTCTATCACGCCGACCCATACCGTGCGCGTTCGGCGACCCAGAACATGATCCCGAGCAAAACCGGCGCCGCCGAAGCGGTGGGCCTGGTCCTGCCGGAACTGGCGGGCAAGCTGACCGGCATGGCCGTGCGCGTGCCGGTGATCAACGTGTCGCTGGTAGACCTTACCGTGCAACTGAAGAAGGAAGCCACGGCAGAGGAAGTCAACGCGCTGCTCAAGGACGCCAGCCAGCATTCGAAGATCCTCGGCTACAACACCCTGCCGCTGGTTTCCAGCGACTTCAACCACAACCCGCTGTCGTCGATCTTCGATGCCAACCACACCAAGGTCAGCGGCAAACTGCTGAAGGTGCTGGCCTGGTACGACAACGAATGGGGCTTCTCCAACCGTATGCTGGACAACTGCCTGGCGCTCTGCAACGCCGAATAA